The Littorina saxatilis isolate snail1 linkage group LG13, US_GU_Lsax_2.0, whole genome shotgun sequence genome contains a region encoding:
- the LOC138983736 gene encoding uncharacterized protein — protein sequence MASKILITLLLLVCSASLHVMSSPREADEQIIEESDVEDPEMGTIHDVREVDSLCRHEKNTNTMADGSNSTLLDDFEDGKGVVLISNSSDICLVRDIDQEERDQADTCKQGMVIRNKDKPDNEKRDYVKSDTELTEEEKDDLPEPLKAVCDGKQIYKMVPRPHNSDEAQEVSDSEDHTEGSLSREKRYVRLCIRAYYRFYCYTSCSWWSCCRRCRVVKYYRLYWCSYRYWF from the exons ATGGCAAGCAAGATTTTG ATCACACTGCTACTGCTGGTCTGCAGTGCCAGCCTCCACGTTATGTCATCCCCTCGAGAGGCCGATGAGCAAATCATTGAG GAGTCTGACGTAGAGGACCCAGAAATGGGTACCATTCATGACGTCAGAGAAGTGGACTCCCTATGTCGTCACGAGAAAAACACCAACACTATGGCTGATGGAAGCAACAGCACCCTTCTCGACGACTTCGAAGAT GGCAAGGGTGTGGTTCTCATCTCCAACTCCTCCGACATCTGCCTTGTGCGCGACATTGACCAGGAAGAGAGAGACCAGGCCGACACTTGCAAGCAGGGAATGGTCATCAGGAAC AAAGACAAGCCGGACAACGAGAAGAGGGACTACGTTAAGAGTGACACAGAGCTGACTGAGGAGGAGAAGGACGACCTGCCAGAACCCCTGAAAGCTGTGTGTGACGGAAAACAGATCTACAAAATGGTGCCTCGCCCTCACAACAGCGATGAGGCACAAGAAG TTTCAGATTCCGAAGATCATACTGAGGGCAGCCTGAGCCGGGAAAAGCGATACGTTCGGCTGTGTATCCGCGCCTATTACCGCTTCTACTGTTACACATCTTGCAGCTGGTGGAGCTGCTGCAGAAGGTGCCGGGTCGTCAAATACTACAGGCTGTACTGGTGCAGCTATAGATATTGGTTTTAA